GTGTTTTTCGGCGTGTTATTTTGCCGGTTGCCTGGTTATTGGTGTTCGCCATCATCGCAGTGGCATTGGTCAAGATCGCTTTCATTGACGGACTTAAGTCCACAGCTTCAGAGCCGGCGCCACTGGCGGAAGTAGCCATTCCGACCGTTCCAGCCACGCGGGCCACGATCACCAATACAGTGCAGATCAAAGGCACGGTGCAGAGCGATGCCGCGGAATCCGTGCGCAGTACGTCAGCCGGCAGCGTCAATAAGGTCTTCGTTGAACAGGGGGCCACAGTGTCCCAAGGCGACCCCCTGTTCCAGGTCAAGGCCGAACGGGCCGTGACCAACCCGCAAGTGTCCAAGGACGGAACACCGCCGAAGCCGGTCTATGACTATTTCAACGTCCTGGCCCCCGGCACCGGGACGCTGCAGTCACTCAGTACGCTGATCGACCAGCAAGTCAGTGTCGGCGAGACTGTCGGAAAGATCGACCCCGGCACGTACACTGTTGCCGGATCCGTCACCGCCGCGCAGCAGTATCGGCTGCTTGGCAAGCCCGGTCCCGCGGAGATCGAACTGGTAGGAGGCCCGGCGCCCTTCCAGTGCGGCGAGGTGACACTCAAGAACAACGCATCCGACGACGGCGGAAGCGGCTCAGTGGGCATGTCCGGCTCGGGCGGGGGTCCCGGCATGGGCGTCGGATTTGCCATGGCTGGCCCAGGGGGCGGCGGGGGACAGCAGGACGGCGGCAGCACCCCCACGGGCACGTTAAGTTGCGCCGTGCCGTCGGACCAGCAGGTGTTCGCCGGCCTCGGTGCCACCTTGACGGTCAGCGCGGGAGTAGCCACGGATGTTGTCACCGTGCCGTTGACCTCGGTGAAGGGCAGCGTAAAGGACGGTGTTGTCTGGATCGCGGGTTCAAGCGGAGGAGCACCGGAGCAGCGCCAGGTGCAGCTCGGCTTGAACGATGGCTCCGCTGTTGAGGTGGTGTCCGGCTTGTCGGAGGGCGAGCAGGTCCTTGAGTTCGTTCCGGGTGCTCCGGCTGCGCAAGACCCGATGATGGGACCTGCCCAAGGCACTTACATTCCGGCGGGCTAGTCATGACGTCACTAAGCCCTAGCGAAACCCTGGTCAGCCTCCGCGCGGTGACACGCTCTGTGACGCTGCCCGATGCCCAGCATCTCCACATCCTTCGAGGCATTGACCTGGAGGTGCTCAGCGGCGACCACACAGCAATCGTTGGAAGGTCCGGCTGCGGCAAATCAACCTTGCTCAATCTCCTCGGTCTCCTGGACGTTCCAACATCCGGCGAGCTGGAGTTCCTTGGGCAGCCCGCGGAGCGGCTCGGCAGTAACGCCCGGGCCCGGTTACGCGGCTCAACGGTGGGGTTTGTGTTTCAGCAGTTCAACCTCTTGCCTGGACGCAGCGCCTTGGACAACGTCATCACGCCGCTGCTCTACGCCAAGGGCAGGGAATTCTGGCGTCGCAGGGAGCTCGCCATGAACATGCTGGACCGGGTTGGTTTGGCCGACCGCGCCCACACTATGCCGAACATGCTCTCCGGTGGTGAACAACAGCGCGTGGCCATCGCACGTGCCCTGGTCCGCGGGCCACGTCTCATTCTCGCGGACGAACCAACCGGCGCTCTCGACGTCGAAACCGGACAATCCGTTATGGCCCTTCTGGATACAGTGGCCACTGAAACTGCCGCCGCCCTTGTGACGATCACACACGACGTCAACGTGGCTGCGCTCGCCCGCGCCTGCTATCGGCTCGATTCCGGTGTCCTGGGTCCTATGAGCCTTGAAGAAGCAGGAGCGCCAGTATGATCGGCTTCGTGTCATCGTTGGTAGAGGCATGGCAGGAACTGCGCATCAACAAGGTGCGCATACTTCTGGCCCTGCTGGGCGTGGCATTGTCCGTTGCTGCCTTGACGTCCGTGGTGGGGGTCGGAAACCTGGCCAGGGAAGGCTACAAAGAGCAATCCGAACGGAACGGCGGCCGGGTGGCAACGTTATCCCTCGGTGTGTACGGGCCTTCCTCTCCGGACCCGGCCACCCTGGAAAAGGCCTATCAGGGCGTCCAGCAACGCTATGGGATCACCACATCCACCCATGTGGGGCGCACGCAGGCCGAGTTCCAGCTTCCGCGTGGCGTCACGAAGGTGGACACAACCATCGTGGACGTCGGATATGGCGTGATCCACCGTGTTCCCTTGACGCAAGGAACGTGGTTTGCCTCCGATGACCACCGGAGGTTGGCGCCCGCCGTCGTGGTCTCCGAAGCCTTCTATAACAGGGCTGGCAGGCCCAACCTGTCCAACAACCCCACGGTTACCGTCCCGGGTGATCACCCGGCAACCGTGGTGATCATCGGCGTCGTTCCCGACGTGTGGCCCGATACGCCGCCGGCCGCGTTCATTCTCACCGAAGGCGCGGCCATGGCGGGCATGAGGTCGGAGATGTCCGAATTCAAGATCTGGGTGGGGGAGGAGCAGGCTGAGGCCCTGACGGCCGCCATCACCGCCGATCTCCAGAGTCAGTTTCCGGGGTTCTCCGCGCAGGCCAACCGCATGGACTATGCGGCGCACGGGGATCCGCTCGGGCCGGCCCAACTGGTGATCGTCGGCGTCGCTGGACTGGTTCTCCTCCTCGGTGCCGTGGGTATGCTCAACATCTCCATGGTCACCGTGCGCTACAGGGTCCGGGAGATCGGCATCCGCCGGAGTTTCGGTGCTACCTCCGGTCGGATCTTCTTCGGGGTCATGATGGAGTCCGTGGTGGCCACTGCCTGCGCCGGACTGCTGGGGGTCATGGTGGCAGTTGCCGTGGTGAAGAATCCCTGGATCCAGTCGAAGGTGGCGCCGAGCCTGACAGAGTATCCGCCGTTCCCGATCGACGCCGCCCTGCTCGGGTTCGGTGCAGCCGTCCTCGTCGGAGCGCTCGCCGGAGCGATTCCTGCACTCGTGGCAGTGCGGGTCAAAGTCATTGATGCGATCCGGTTCTGACCTCTTCAACGGCGGCGAACCCCAAAACCGCGGAACGCAAAAGCCCCGGTCCGCCTGTTCTGGCGGGCCGGGGCTCCTTGCTAAGGGGTAACGCGACTACTTGGTGATCGGGCCGAGTACCGGATCGTCGACGTAAGCCGTCTTGACGTTCTCAGCAGTAACGATCTGCGGAGGCAGGAGGTACGCCGGAACGGTCTTGACGCCGTTCTTGTACGAATCCTTGTCGTTGATCTCCAGTTCCTTGCCGGCCTGCAGGTCCTTCACCATGGTGATGGCGTGCTCAACCAGCTTGCGGGTGTCCTTGTTGATGGTGGAGTACTGCTCGCCGGCCATGATCGACTTGACGGACTCAACCTCGGAGTCCTGGCCGGTCACAACGGGGAGCGGCTTGCCGGCAGCCTTGACGGAGGTCAGGACTGCGCGGGCCAGGGTGTCGTTCGGGGAGAGAACACCGTCGAGCGAAGCGGAGCCGTAGCTGCCGGTCAGCAGGGTGTCGGCGCGACGCTGGGCGTTTTCAGCCTTCCAACCCTGGGTAACAGCCTGCTCGAAAGCGGTTTGGCCCGAGAGTACCTTGAGGGTGCCGTCGTCGATCTTCGGCTTCAGGACGCTCATGGCGCCGTCGAAGAAGACCTTGGCGTTGGCATCGTCAGGAGAACCGGCAAACAGTTCGATGTTGTACGGGCCGGAGGGCTTCTTGGCCTTCAGTCCGTCCAGCAGTGCCTGTCCCTGCAGCTCGCCAACCTTGAAGTTGTCGTAGGCCACGTAGTAGTCCACGTTCTCGGTATTGAGGAGCAGACGGTCGTAGGCGATGACGGTTGCGCCGGCATCCTTGGCCTGCTTGAGCTGGGTACCCAGCTGGGCGCCGTCGATGGCACCCACAACGATCACCTTGGCACCCTTGGTGACCATGGCGCTGATCTGGTTCTGCTGCTCGGAAACGCC
The Paenarthrobacter ureafaciens genome window above contains:
- a CDS encoding ABC transporter permease produces the protein MIGFVSSLVEAWQELRINKVRILLALLGVALSVAALTSVVGVGNLAREGYKEQSERNGGRVATLSLGVYGPSSPDPATLEKAYQGVQQRYGITTSTHVGRTQAEFQLPRGVTKVDTTIVDVGYGVIHRVPLTQGTWFASDDHRRLAPAVVVSEAFYNRAGRPNLSNNPTVTVPGDHPATVVIIGVVPDVWPDTPPAAFILTEGAAMAGMRSEMSEFKIWVGEEQAEALTAAITADLQSQFPGFSAQANRMDYAAHGDPLGPAQLVIVGVAGLVLLLGAVGMLNISMVTVRYRVREIGIRRSFGATSGRIFFGVMMESVVATACAGLLGVMVAVAVVKNPWIQSKVAPSLTEYPPFPIDAALLGFGAAVLVGALAGAIPALVAVRVKVIDAIRF
- a CDS encoding ABC transporter ATP-binding protein, producing the protein MTSLSPSETLVSLRAVTRSVTLPDAQHLHILRGIDLEVLSGDHTAIVGRSGCGKSTLLNLLGLLDVPTSGELEFLGQPAERLGSNARARLRGSTVGFVFQQFNLLPGRSALDNVITPLLYAKGREFWRRRELAMNMLDRVGLADRAHTMPNMLSGGEQQRVAIARALVRGPRLILADEPTGALDVETGQSVMALLDTVATETAAALVTITHDVNVAALARACYRLDSGVLGPMSLEEAGAPV
- a CDS encoding sugar-binding protein: MRMFGKAGKAAAVAAIAALALTACGRSDSGSSSSTAGGEAFPKDSLIGVALPQKTSENWVLAEKLFNDGLNEAGFKPDVQFANGGVSEQQNQISAMVTKGAKVIVVGAIDGAQLGTQLKQAKDAGATVIAYDRLLLNTENVDYYVAYDNFKVGELQGQALLDGLKAKKPSGPYNIELFAGSPDDANAKVFFDGAMSVLKPKIDDGTLKVLSGQTAFEQAVTQGWKAENAQRRADTLLTGSYGSASLDGVLSPNDTLARAVLTSVKAAGKPLPVVTGQDSEVESVKSIMAGEQYSTINKDTRKLVEHAITMVKDLQAGKELEINDKDSYKNGVKTVPAYLLPPQIVTAENVKTAYVDDPVLGPITK
- a CDS encoding biotin/lipoyl-binding protein, which codes for MGVFRRVILPVAWLLVFAIIAVALVKIAFIDGLKSTASEPAPLAEVAIPTVPATRATITNTVQIKGTVQSDAAESVRSTSAGSVNKVFVEQGATVSQGDPLFQVKAERAVTNPQVSKDGTPPKPVYDYFNVLAPGTGTLQSLSTLIDQQVSVGETVGKIDPGTYTVAGSVTAAQQYRLLGKPGPAEIELVGGPAPFQCGEVTLKNNASDDGGSGSVGMSGSGGGPGMGVGFAMAGPGGGGGQQDGGSTPTGTLSCAVPSDQQVFAGLGATLTVSAGVATDVVTVPLTSVKGSVKDGVVWIAGSSGGAPEQRQVQLGLNDGSAVEVVSGLSEGEQVLEFVPGAPAAQDPMMGPAQGTYIPAG